A section of the Clostridium omnivorum genome encodes:
- a CDS encoding ABC transporter ATP-binding protein has translation MEKIIEMKGITKVFPGTVANDDVNFELLGGETHVLLGENGAGKTTLMNVLYGLYQAEKGDIFVKGQLVKIMSPNDAIALGIGMVHQHFMLVHNFTVAENIVLGSEPKQGLKLDMKKAIRNVEEISKKYGFNIDPNAVIEDISVGQQQKVEILKALYRGAEILILDEPTAVLTPQEIIELGVIIDNLKAEGKSVILITHKLKEVMSMSDRVTIVRRGKVTGTVKTKETSIDQLAELMVGRKVNLVVDKKTAKIGAAVLEVEGLVALDHRGLPAVNGIDLVVKRGEILGIAGVDGNGQSEFVEVLTGLRKAKEGKIVLNGKDILNKNPEEINNDGMGHIPEDRHKRGLILKYSLFENAILGIHKNKPFSKGIVMNYKAIREHCNKLIKEFDVRTPNDEVAASALSGGNQQKLIVAREISKDPELLIASQPTRGLDVGAIEYIHGRLVQERDNGKGVLLVSLELDEIMALSDRIAVMYDGKVVAVLDRKDATEHKLGILMAGGTLEEAEKEGKKVE, from the coding sequence ATGGAAAAAATTATTGAAATGAAAGGTATAACTAAGGTTTTCCCTGGGACTGTAGCTAATGACGATGTAAATTTCGAGCTTCTTGGGGGAGAAACTCATGTTTTGCTTGGTGAAAATGGAGCTGGTAAAACTACTCTTATGAATGTCCTATATGGATTATACCAAGCAGAAAAGGGAGACATATTCGTTAAAGGACAGCTTGTAAAAATTATGAGTCCTAATGATGCTATAGCTCTAGGTATAGGTATGGTGCACCAACACTTTATGCTTGTACACAACTTTACTGTAGCAGAAAATATAGTATTAGGTTCTGAGCCAAAGCAAGGTTTAAAGCTAGACATGAAAAAGGCTATAAGAAATGTTGAAGAAATATCTAAGAAATATGGATTCAATATTGACCCTAATGCAGTAATAGAAGATATCTCAGTAGGACAGCAGCAAAAGGTTGAAATACTAAAGGCTCTTTATAGAGGAGCAGAAATACTAATTCTTGACGAGCCAACTGCGGTTTTGACACCACAAGAAATTATAGAACTTGGGGTTATAATTGATAACCTTAAGGCTGAAGGGAAATCAGTTATACTTATCACTCATAAGCTAAAAGAAGTTATGAGTATGAGTGATAGAGTTACAATAGTAAGAAGAGGTAAGGTAACTGGTACTGTTAAAACTAAGGAAACTTCTATAGACCAATTAGCAGAACTTATGGTAGGAAGAAAAGTTAATCTAGTAGTTGATAAGAAAACTGCTAAGATTGGAGCAGCAGTACTTGAAGTAGAAGGCTTAGTAGCTCTTGATCACCGTGGATTACCAGCTGTAAATGGTATTGACCTTGTAGTTAAACGTGGAGAGATTCTTGGTATAGCCGGTGTTGATGGAAACGGACAAAGCGAATTCGTTGAAGTACTAACTGGACTTAGAAAAGCTAAAGAAGGAAAGATAGTTCTTAACGGAAAAGATATTCTTAACAAGAACCCTGAGGAAATAAATAATGATGGAATGGGACATATTCCAGAAGATAGACATAAAAGAGGACTTATACTTAAGTATTCACTATTTGAAAATGCAATTTTAGGAATTCATAAAAACAAGCCTTTTAGTAAAGGTATAGTTATGAATTATAAAGCTATAAGAGAACATTGTAACAAGCTTATAAAAGAATTTGACGTAAGAACTCCAAATGATGAAGTTGCTGCATCTGCACTTTCAGGAGGAAATCAACAAAAATTAATAGTTGCTAGAGAAATATCTAAGGACCCAGAATTATTAATAGCTTCTCAACCCACAAGAGGTCTTGACGTTGGTGCTATAGAGTATATCCATGGAAGACTTGTACAAGAGAGAGATAATGGTAAGGGAGTACTACTTGTTTCACTAGAACTTGATGAAATTATGGCACTATCTGATAGAATAGCGGTTATGTATGACGGAAAGGTAGTAGCTGTACTTGATAGAAAAGATGCCACTGAGCATAAGCTGGGAATACTTATGGCTGGTGGAACTCTTGAAGAAGCAGAGAAAGAGGGGAAGAAAGTTGAGTAA
- a CDS encoding ABC transporter permease: protein MSNVKNEKNNAALESIKAGLKSLAFPLVAIIISIFVAVFFVMWAKGYSILQYFSALSNLFSIIWSGSFGDARKTMATLEYVTPLIFTGVAHAIAFKTGLFNIGVEGQFIMGMIAAAAIGVIPGLSPVIHVPLIIFGGILAGGLWAAIPGYLKAKVGTNEVINTIMMNYIGMYLANWIILRSPLAVKGKASTPLIQKSAELFRFNDLSRANISIFIGIAFALLAYWILWKSTTGYELRAVGINPYGAEYGGISIAKNTILAMVLSGAIAGVGGATHVAGIFHQAQDFMGFPGFGFDGIAVALLAKSNPIGCIASAVLFGALNSSSKMLQLNGIPKQIVYLIQSIVIIFVATDYIVKYFTEKKKKEAMING from the coding sequence TTGAGTAACGTTAAAAATGAAAAAAATAACGCTGCTTTAGAATCAATTAAAGCGGGATTAAAAAGCTTAGCCTTTCCTTTAGTTGCCATAATAATATCCATATTTGTAGCAGTATTCTTTGTTATGTGGGCTAAAGGATATTCAATACTTCAATATTTTTCAGCACTAAGTAATTTGTTCAGCATAATTTGGTCTGGAAGCTTTGGTGATGCTAGAAAGACTATGGCTACTTTAGAATATGTTACTCCATTAATATTTACTGGGGTAGCACATGCTATAGCATTTAAAACAGGTCTTTTCAACATCGGTGTTGAAGGACAATTTATAATGGGTATGATAGCTGCAGCAGCTATTGGTGTAATACCTGGACTTAGCCCTGTTATACACGTTCCACTAATAATCTTTGGTGGTATTCTTGCTGGAGGACTTTGGGCAGCAATACCAGGTTATCTTAAGGCAAAGGTTGGAACAAATGAAGTTATTAATACAATAATGATGAACTATATAGGTATGTACCTTGCAAACTGGATAATATTAAGATCTCCGCTTGCAGTTAAAGGTAAAGCAAGCACTCCATTAATACAAAAGAGCGCTGAGCTTTTTAGATTTAATGATTTAAGCAGAGCTAACATAAGTATATTTATAGGTATAGCTTTTGCACTACTAGCATACTGGATATTATGGAAATCAACTACTGGATACGAATTAAGAGCAGTTGGTATAAACCCATACGGAGCTGAATACGGTGGTATCAGCATAGCTAAGAACACTATACTTGCAATGGTCCTATCAGGAGCAATAGCTGGTGTTGGCGGAGCTACTCACGTAGCAGGTATATTCCATCAAGCTCAAGACTTCATGGGCTTTCCAGGCTTTGGCTTTGATGGTATAGCAGTTGCACTGCTTGCTAAGAGCAACCCAATAGGCTGTATAGCTTCAGCAGTACTGTTTGGAGCACTTAATAGCAGTTCTAAGATGCTTCAGTTAAATGGTATACCAAAGCAAATAGTATACTTAATTCAATCAATAGTAATTATTTTCGTAGCTACTGACTATATTGTTAAGTACTTCACTGAAAAGAAGAAGAAGGAGGCAATGATAAATGGGTAG
- a CDS encoding pyrimidine-nucleoside phosphorylase has protein sequence MRMYDLIMKKRNGMELSTEEINFFVDGYTKGAIPDYQVSALMMAIYFQKMNKRETADLTMAMVNSGETIDLSAIKGKKVDKHSTGGVGDTTTLILGPIVAAAGVPVAKMSGRGLGHTGGTIDKLESFKGFSVEMPIEKFVEDVNTIKISVVGQTANLAPADKKLYALRDVTATVDNLSLIASSIMSKKIAAGADAIVLDVKTGSGAFMKEGNSAFELAKEMVDIGNNVGRNTIGVVTDMDQPLGFAVGNILEVEEAIDTLRGHGPKDLTELCLTLGSHMLVLADRAENAGEARKILQNVIKSGEGIKKLKEFVTAQGGDASCIDNPELFEKASIIEPVLAPQDGYVKGIKADDIGLAALVLGAGRETKESPIDLAVGVVLQKKIGDYVAKGEPIAIIHANDKAKKEAAEKMIIDAFNITSEKVEARALIRGIVTKNGIEKY, from the coding sequence ATGAGAATGTATGATTTGATTATGAAAAAAAGAAATGGAATGGAACTTTCCACAGAAGAAATTAACTTTTTTGTAGATGGATATACAAAAGGTGCTATTCCTGATTATCAAGTTTCAGCATTAATGATGGCAATATATTTTCAAAAGATGAATAAGAGAGAGACTGCTGATTTAACTATGGCTATGGTAAATAGCGGAGAAACTATTGATTTATCAGCAATAAAAGGAAAAAAGGTTGATAAGCACAGTACTGGTGGAGTAGGCGATACTACAACTTTAATTCTTGGACCAATAGTTGCAGCTGCTGGAGTTCCAGTGGCAAAAATGTCTGGAAGAGGACTCGGACACACAGGTGGAACAATTGATAAGCTTGAGTCCTTTAAAGGATTTTCAGTAGAAATGCCTATAGAAAAGTTTGTAGAAGATGTAAATACTATAAAGATTTCTGTAGTAGGCCAAACAGCTAATTTAGCACCTGCTGATAAAAAGCTTTATGCTCTTCGAGATGTTACAGCAACTGTAGATAATCTTTCACTAATTGCTAGCAGTATAATGAGCAAGAAAATTGCAGCTGGCGCAGATGCAATAGTACTTGATGTTAAAACTGGAAGTGGTGCATTTATGAAAGAAGGAAACAGTGCCTTTGAACTTGCAAAGGAAATGGTTGATATAGGCAATAATGTTGGTAGAAATACAATAGGTGTTGTAACTGATATGGATCAACCACTAGGATTTGCAGTTGGTAATATATTAGAGGTTGAAGAAGCAATTGATACTTTAAGAGGACATGGTCCAAAGGATTTGACAGAACTATGTTTAACTTTAGGCTCCCACATGTTGGTACTTGCTGATAGAGCAGAAAATGCAGGAGAGGCTAGAAAAATTCTTCAAAATGTTATAAAATCAGGAGAGGGAATCAAAAAGCTTAAAGAATTTGTTACTGCTCAAGGCGGAGATGCTTCCTGTATAGATAATCCTGAGTTATTTGAAAAAGCTTCCATAATAGAACCAGTACTTGCACCACAAGATGGTTATGTAAAGGGTATAAAGGCTGATGATATTGGACTTGCAGCACTTGTTCTAGGTGCAGGTCGTGAAACAAAGGAAAGCCCAATAGATTTAGCAGTAGGAGTTGTACTACAAAAGAAGATAGGGGATTATGTAGCTAAAGGAGAACCAATAGCAATAATCCATGCAAATGACAAAGCTAAGAAGGAAGCAGCTGAAAAGATGATTATTGATGCCTTCAATATAACAAGCGAAAAGGTTGAGGCTAGAGCTCTTATAAGAGGAATTGTTACAAAGAACGGCATTGAAAAATATTAA
- a CDS encoding purine-nucleoside phosphorylase → MELQDKIAKAAEYILEQTKYKPEFALILGSGLGDIADQIEDAEYYAYENIPGFPVSTVQGHAGRLVIGKLEGKVVVAMQGRFHYYEGYKMQDITLPVRVMKKLGVEKLIVTNAAGAVNEGFKPGDLMLISDHINYSGNNPLMGRNLDEFGPRFPDMSNAYDKALRTEVKRIADRLNIELQEGVYAMFSGPTYETPAEVRMARIIGADAVGMSTVPEVIIANHCGLKVIGISCLTNMAAGILDQPLNHSEVIEYSNKAREKFITLVKNIVKNL, encoded by the coding sequence ATGGAATTACAGGATAAGATTGCTAAAGCAGCGGAATACATATTAGAGCAAACTAAGTATAAGCCAGAATTTGCTCTAATTTTAGGATCAGGTCTTGGAGACATAGCTGATCAAATAGAAGATGCAGAGTATTATGCATATGAAAACATCCCAGGATTTCCAGTTTCTACAGTTCAAGGTCATGCTGGAAGACTTGTAATAGGAAAGCTTGAAGGTAAAGTAGTAGTTGCAATGCAAGGACGTTTTCACTACTATGAGGGATACAAAATGCAGGATATTACATTGCCAGTTAGAGTTATGAAAAAGCTAGGTGTAGAGAAGCTAATAGTAACAAATGCAGCTGGTGCTGTTAATGAAGGTTTTAAACCAGGTGATTTAATGCTTATAAGTGATCACATAAACTATTCTGGGAACAACCCGCTTATGGGAAGAAACCTAGATGAATTTGGACCTAGATTCCCAGATATGTCTAATGCTTATGATAAAGCTCTAAGAACAGAGGTTAAGAGAATAGCGGATAGGCTTAACATAGAACTTCAAGAAGGTGTATATGCTATGTTTAGCGGACCTACTTATGAAACACCTGCAGAAGTTAGAATGGCTAGAATTATAGGAGCAGATGCGGTAGGAATGTCTACAGTGCCTGAGGTTATAATAGCTAATCACTGCGGCCTTAAAGTTATAGGAATTTCCTGTTTAACAAACATGGCAGCTGGAATACTAGATCAGCCTTTAAATCATAGTGAAGTTATTGAATACTCTAATAAAGCAAGAGAAAAGTTTATAACCCTTGTGAAAAACATAGTTAAAAATTTATAA